One genomic segment of Candidatus Cloacimonadota bacterium includes these proteins:
- the arsS gene encoding arsenosugar biosynthesis radical SAM protein ArsS (Some members of this family are selenoproteins.): METKEQLKLLRQKASPFEEKLEEVGSYPLKTVSIKTFQVNIGRKCNQTCRHCHVNSSPNDEREMDRETVDLCLDVIRNTAQIETVDITGGAPEMNENFPYFVTEARKAGKQVIVRSNLTILEEPGYEYLYEFLAANQVQIVASLPHFRASSTERQRGDGVFRKSILALQKLNQRGYGKTLNLNLVYNPTGLFLSSDQAQLEREFKENLHKNYNIVFNNLFCLNNFPINRYLETLVRADKLQDYMDMLVDAHNSCTIDNLMCRHQISVSYDGYIYDCDFNQMLELKAFPIGHIRDFDLDKILARMIAVANHCYGCTAGSGSS, from the coding sequence ATGGAAACGAAAGAACAGCTGAAGCTGCTGCGGCAGAAGGCATCACCTTTTGAAGAAAAACTGGAGGAAGTTGGTTCATATCCGTTAAAAACGGTCAGCATCAAAACTTTTCAGGTCAATATCGGTAGAAAATGCAATCAAACCTGCCGGCATTGTCATGTGAATTCTTCTCCAAATGATGAACGTGAAATGGATCGTGAAACTGTGGATCTGTGTCTGGATGTGATCAGGAATACTGCCCAGATCGAAACGGTAGATATTACGGGCGGAGCTCCGGAAATGAATGAAAACTTCCCTTATTTTGTTACAGAAGCGCGGAAGGCCGGCAAACAGGTCATCGTTCGCAGCAATCTAACCATTCTGGAAGAACCCGGTTATGAATATCTCTATGAATTTCTGGCGGCGAATCAGGTGCAGATCGTGGCATCACTGCCGCATTTTAGAGCCAGCTCCACTGAAAGGCAGCGGGGCGATGGCGTTTTTCGGAAATCAATTCTGGCTTTGCAGAAATTGAATCAACGAGGCTATGGAAAAACGCTGAACTTGAATCTGGTCTATAATCCCACCGGACTTTTTTTAAGTTCAGATCAGGCACAGTTGGAAAGGGAATTCAAAGAAAATTTGCATAAAAATTACAACATTGTTTTCAACAATCTGTTCTGCTTAAATAATTTTCCGATCAACCGTTATCTGGAAACCCTGGTACGGGCAGATAAATTGCAGGATTACATGGATATGCTGGTTGATGCTCATAATTCCTGTACTATAGATAATTTGATGTGCCGTCATCAGATCTCGGTGAGTTACGACGGCTATATTTATGATTGTGATTTTAATCAAATGCTGGAGCTCAAAGCTTTTCCCATTGGTCACATCAGAGATTTCGATCTGGATAAGATTCTGGCCAGAATGATCGCTGTTGCCAATCACTGCTATGGCTGCACAGCCGGCAGCGGATCCAGCTGA
- a CDS encoding arsenosugar biosynthesis-associated peroxidase-like protein, with amino-acid sequence MDVYYKSEDLKKFGNITRVNKKLGDKYFDYYNSVMAAGALSEREKALIALAVAHAQKCPYCIEAYTDACLAKGADEEQMNEAVHVASAMLAGITLVHSTQMMNKIDETLI; translated from the coding sequence ATGGATGTATATTACAAATCGGAAGATCTGAAGAAATTCGGCAATATTACCCGCGTGAACAAGAAATTGGGCGATAAGTATTTTGATTATTATAATAGCGTGATGGCGGCAGGAGCGCTCAGCGAAAGGGAAAAAGCTTTGATCGCCCTGGCAGTGGCTCATGCTCAGAAGTGTCCCTATTGCATCGAAGCCTATACCGATGCCTGTCTGGCCAAAGGTGCGGACGAAGAGCAGATGAATGAAGCTGTGCACGTGGCTTCTGCCATGCTTGCCGGCATAACTCTGGTTCACAGCACCCAGATGATGAATAAGATCGATGAGACGCTGATTTGA
- a CDS encoding TIGR04283 family arsenosugar biosynthesis glycosyltransferase yields MISIIIPVYDEPQINSSLAKLRSQEYKHLEIIVVDGDENAKTLNLIEDDNVIKIASRPGRAVQMNAGAKKAKGDVLLFLHADSLLPENGLKMIDQIIKSGFKAGAFDIWFESRNWLIREVISRTASLRSRLFRIPYGDQGQFFSRFFFHELGGYAEIPIMEDIQIMKRVRSKKEKVFIIPHKVRTSARRWEEEGIFFVMLRNPILSGLFFLGVPAEKLIRFYPRAKDKS; encoded by the coding sequence ATGATATCAATAATAATACCAGTTTACGATGAACCTCAAATCAATTCATCGCTAGCGAAACTCAGGAGTCAGGAATACAAACATCTTGAAATAATAGTAGTAGATGGGGATGAAAATGCAAAAACTTTGAATTTGATAGAAGACGATAACGTAATCAAAATTGCTTCCCGACCTGGCAGAGCTGTCCAAATGAATGCCGGAGCGAAAAAGGCAAAAGGAGACGTCCTGCTTTTTCTGCATGCCGATAGTTTGCTGCCCGAGAATGGACTGAAAATGATCGATCAGATAATCAAAAGCGGTTTCAAAGCAGGTGCTTTTGATATCTGGTTTGAAAGCAGGAATTGGCTGATCCGAGAAGTGATCTCTCGAACAGCATCGTTGCGCAGCCGCCTTTTCAGAATTCCCTACGGAGATCAAGGTCAGTTTTTCAGCAGGTTTTTTTTTCATGAATTGGGTGGCTATGCTGAAATTCCAATAATGGAAGACATTCAAATAATGAAGAGAGTAAGAAGTAAAAAAGAGAAAGTGTTCATTATTCCGCATAAAGTAAGAACATCGGCAAGACGTTGGGAAGAAGAAGGTATTTTTTTTGTGATGCTGAGAAATCCAATTTTGTCGGGATTATTTTTTTTGGGTGTGCCGGCAGAGAAATTGATTAGATTTTATCCAAGAGCAAAAGATAAAAGTTGA
- a CDS encoding tetratricopeptide repeat protein gives MKFNGGFICPAYFKGQTNLQERLETAKWNSLTIFSLQEMYQKYQELELWSWKLFNDWQGVYPIIPIARAINNELLVIVNPLQSGESPVFDAFHEDPICDWGILYDSFADFLESYLELDGKISTISSADKTAENYIPETGWKFVPNDDFSDEDYLRYFSLKLEMEPDDFITLCDCSRFYLNKKDTNSALFYASKAIVSSPESDWGYYHRFMVYREMNKNELALKDILRVNKIDPERSLYLAEIGDVYFDLKEYEKAIEFSQRALDANPTFAVPYMTLEKIYRKIGDQESADKYADLATDFLNEDF, from the coding sequence TTGAAATTCAATGGCGGATTCATCTGCCCTGCTTATTTCAAAGGTCAGACAAATTTACAGGAAAGACTTGAGACTGCCAAATGGAATTCACTCACAATTTTCAGCTTACAGGAAATGTATCAAAAATATCAGGAATTAGAATTGTGGAGTTGGAAATTGTTCAATGACTGGCAGGGCGTTTATCCGATAATTCCGATAGCCAGAGCGATCAACAACGAACTGCTGGTAATTGTCAATCCGCTGCAAAGTGGAGAATCACCTGTTTTCGATGCTTTTCATGAAGATCCTATTTGCGATTGGGGAATTTTGTATGACAGTTTTGCTGATTTTCTGGAAAGTTACCTGGAACTGGATGGAAAAATTTCTACTATTTCATCAGCCGATAAAACCGCCGAAAATTACATTCCAGAAACGGGGTGGAAATTCGTTCCCAATGATGATTTCAGTGACGAAGATTATCTGAGATATTTTTCTCTGAAATTGGAAATGGAACCGGATGATTTTATCACTTTGTGTGATTGTTCACGTTTCTATCTGAATAAAAAAGATACAAATTCTGCCCTGTTTTATGCCAGTAAAGCTATCGTTTCTTCCCCCGAAAGTGATTGGGGTTATTATCATCGATTTATGGTTTATCGCGAGATGAATAAAAACGAATTGGCATTAAAAGATATTTTACGGGTAAACAAGATCGATCCCGAAAGATCTTTATATCTGGCAGAGATTGGTGATGTTTATTTTGATTTGAAAGAATATGAAAAAGCTATCGAATTTTCCCAAAGAGCGCTTGATGCAAACCCTACTTTTGCCGTTCCTTATATGACTTTGGAAAAGATTTACAGGAAAATTGGAGATCAAGAATCAGCAGACAAATATGCCGATCTGGCAACTGATTTTTTGAACGAAGATTTTTAA
- the malQ gene encoding 4-alpha-glucanotransferase has protein sequence MNFKERQSGALLHVTSLPNIQGIGTLGKEAFEFVDKLSRADQKIWQICPLGPTGYGDSPYQTFSAFAGNPLLLDMNDLVQKELLQLSDLESLENLSQENVDYGRLFIEKNKLLKKAYYSFQKDADYDKFCQQNEFWLHEYALFMAIKDHFGGKSWIDWPQDVKLRSSLEMEKFSINLVDEIDYYKFLQFIFWQQWSRLHDYARQNGIEIFGDIPIFVALDSADAWSNRHLFLFDENGNPTFVAGVPPDYFSVTGQLWGNPLYNWQKMQENDFAWWKQRFGHSLKMFDLIRVDHFRGFAGYWAVPFGEETAIKGSWQPALGEELFSVLNSTYGSMPIVAEDLGVITDDVIALKEKFGFPGMKILQFAFGGGDDNPYLPQNYEENCAAYTGTHDNDTTLGWFQKLSEEQKKQVCDYLSCRENEICKAMIEAIWQSKANIAVAPMQDWLELGNEARMNTPGKAAGNWQWRIKEEQFDEKLIESMRELTVEFER, from the coding sequence TTGAATTTTAAAGAGAGACAAAGTGGAGCTTTGTTACACGTTACTTCTCTTCCAAACATTCAGGGAATTGGCACTTTGGGAAAAGAAGCTTTTGAATTTGTAGATAAACTTTCCAGGGCAGATCAGAAGATCTGGCAGATCTGTCCGCTGGGTCCCACAGGTTACGGCGATTCACCTTATCAGACGTTTTCAGCTTTTGCTGGAAATCCGCTTTTATTGGATATGAACGATCTGGTTCAAAAAGAATTATTACAGTTATCTGACCTGGAAAGCCTGGAGAATTTATCACAGGAAAATGTAGATTATGGTCGCTTGTTCATCGAGAAAAATAAACTGCTGAAGAAAGCTTATTACAGTTTTCAAAAAGATGCAGATTATGATAAATTTTGCCAGCAGAATGAATTCTGGCTGCATGAATATGCACTTTTTATGGCAATAAAAGATCATTTTGGTGGTAAGTCCTGGATTGATTGGCCGCAAGATGTAAAACTGCGTTCATCTCTGGAAATGGAAAAGTTCAGTATCAATCTGGTAGATGAGATCGATTATTATAAATTTTTGCAGTTCATCTTCTGGCAGCAATGGAGCAGACTTCATGATTATGCCAGACAAAATGGCATTGAGATTTTTGGTGATATTCCCATTTTTGTAGCTTTGGATAGTGCTGATGCCTGGTCGAATCGGCATTTGTTTCTGTTTGATGAAAATGGCAATCCCACTTTTGTTGCCGGAGTTCCGCCGGATTATTTTTCTGTAACCGGACAATTGTGGGGAAATCCGCTTTATAACTGGCAAAAGATGCAGGAAAACGATTTTGCCTGGTGGAAACAGAGATTTGGTCATTCGCTCAAAATGTTCGATCTGATCCGAGTTGATCATTTCCGTGGATTTGCCGGATACTGGGCTGTTCCATTTGGCGAAGAAACTGCAATTAAAGGCAGCTGGCAGCCGGCTTTGGGAGAAGAGCTGTTTTCTGTCCTAAATTCTACTTACGGTTCCATGCCGATCGTAGCGGAAGATCTGGGCGTGATCACCGATGATGTGATAGCATTAAAAGAAAAGTTTGGTTTTCCCGGCATGAAGATTTTGCAGTTTGCTTTTGGTGGGGGAGATGATAATCCTTATTTACCGCAGAATTATGAAGAAAATTGCGCAGCTTATACTGGAACTCATGATAACGATACAACTTTGGGCTGGTTTCAGAAATTGAGTGAGGAACAAAAAAAACAAGTTTGTGATTATCTGAGTTGCAGGGAAAATGAAATATGCAAGGCAATGATAGAAGCGATCTGGCAGAGTAAGGCAAATATCGCCGTTGCACCGATGCAGGATTGGTTGGAACTGGGAAATGAAGCCAGAATGAACACTCCCGGTAAAGCTGCTGGCAACTGGCAGTGGCGAATTAAAGAAGAGCAGTTTGATGAGAAATTGATTGAAAGCATGAGAGAGCTGACAGTTGAGTTTGAAAGATAA
- a CDS encoding glycogen/starch synthase has protein sequence MRNRNANAVNQEISRQYENVVTKSSKPKILLCTPEITELPEGMGNAANLFAAKGGGMGDISASLVRHLNDSQEFELHIVLPKYDRTVKQMADITSQKIDKLAVVLSGRGIHLVNDSAFSYLKNPYEENPFHSPIKRSLALQRHVINLLLDYIQPDVIHCNDWMTGLIPAAAKAKGIKTLFTLHNIFTEKQTMMEIESSGIRPVDFVEWLYFGNYPENIKETWPQHFKTNYIDFTATAIFASDFFNTVSETFLQELRENMFPEIVSKPIFEMIKMKCDSGRAAGILNAPNDTVNSKVMRDIINFNKYNMMEKKAENKKQFQEKMKLPIDPDIPIFFWPNRLYFQKGPDLLIENLDYFMKKFRMQIAVVANGDKKLEKILDKYDAKYKNISYMNFDESLSNLGKAAADFILMPSRYEPCGLPQMEAPRFGTLPIVRSTGGLKDTVEHLDVVNNTGNGFSFLIADKEGLEFGIREAMNFYALPTELKEKQLQRIMSESKRRFNLKNTAENYMQIYHKLIREKRDGRVRFFPSASFENS, from the coding sequence ATGAGAAATAGAAATGCCAATGCTGTAAATCAGGAGATCAGCCGGCAGTACGAAAACGTAGTAACGAAAAGCAGTAAACCCAAGATTTTGCTTTGCACCCCTGAGATCACAGAACTGCCTGAAGGTATGGGAAATGCTGCCAATCTGTTTGCTGCCAAAGGCGGTGGAATGGGCGATATCTCTGCCAGTTTGGTTCGTCACCTGAATGATAGCCAGGAGTTTGAACTGCATATCGTGCTGCCCAAATACGATCGCACCGTGAAGCAAATGGCGGATATTACCAGCCAGAAAATCGATAAGCTGGCAGTTGTATTGAGTGGACGTGGAATTCATCTGGTAAATGACAGCGCTTTTTCATACCTGAAAAATCCTTATGAAGAAAATCCTTTTCATTCACCGATCAAACGTTCTCTGGCTTTGCAGAGGCATGTAATAAATTTACTGCTGGATTATATTCAACCCGATGTGATCCATTGTAACGATTGGATGACAGGTCTAATTCCGGCAGCTGCCAAAGCAAAAGGAATTAAGACGCTGTTTACATTACACAATATTTTCACAGAAAAGCAAACGATGATGGAAATCGAAAGCAGCGGAATTCGCCCTGTAGATTTTGTGGAATGGTTGTATTTTGGAAATTATCCTGAAAATATAAAAGAAACCTGGCCGCAGCATTTCAAAACCAATTATATTGATTTTACCGCTACCGCGATTTTTGCTTCTGATTTTTTTAATACAGTAAGTGAAACATTCCTGCAGGAATTAAGAGAAAATATGTTCCCCGAAATCGTGTCAAAACCAATCTTTGAAATGATAAAAATGAAATGCGACAGCGGCAGAGCAGCTGGAATTTTAAATGCACCAAACGACACAGTGAACTCCAAAGTAATGCGGGATATCATCAACTTCAATAAATACAACATGATGGAGAAAAAGGCAGAAAATAAAAAACAATTCCAGGAAAAAATGAAATTACCCATCGATCCTGATATTCCTATTTTCTTCTGGCCGAACCGATTATATTTTCAGAAAGGTCCCGATCTTTTGATAGAAAATCTGGATTACTTTATGAAGAAATTCCGAATGCAAATCGCTGTGGTGGCAAATGGTGATAAAAAACTGGAAAAGATCCTGGATAAATACGATGCCAAATACAAGAACATTTCTTACATGAATTTTGATGAATCTCTCAGTAATCTGGGAAAAGCTGCTGCCGATTTCATTTTGATGCCGTCGCGCTACGAACCTTGCGGATTGCCGCAGATGGAAGCTCCCCGTTTTGGAACGCTGCCCATCGTGCGCTCCACGGGAGGTTTGAAAGATACAGTTGAACACCTGGATGTAGTGAATAATACAGGAAATGGCTTCAGTTTTCTGATTGCCGATAAAGAAGGTTTGGAATTTGGAATTCGGGAAGCTATGAATTTTTATGCTTTGCCAACCGAACTAAAAGAAAAGCAATTACAGCGCATTATGAGCGAATCGAAACGCAGATTCAATCTTAAAAATACAGCTGAGAATTACATGCAGATCTACCATAAATTGATTCGAGAAAAGCGGGATGGTAGAGTTCGATTCTTTCCGTCAGCTTCTTTCGAAAATTCTTGA
- the glgP gene encoding alpha-glucan family phosphorylase has protein sequence MKDNIKFKNFYVNPQVPKDMEPLLKLARNLWSTWDPDAFRLFNRIDPVLFRKFDHNPLKVLQDVPNEKLEELSQNSGFMNEMNSVYEKFETFQQYEGFFLDENGEKKKFDPEFKIAYFSMEFGIHESLPVYSGGLGVLSGDHLKAASDLGIPLTAFGLLYRYGYFNQRIDLEGKQQEVYTENEWYNKPIQKLKDKDGKDLLLSINLRDEKVYLKVYNAFVGKVPLYLLDTDLEQNKPQFRAITDHLYVADRTMRMLQEIVLAFGSLELIKALELQPNVYHLNEGHSAFLIIKRLQNLITENKFSFDEAMNLIKGSTVFTTHTPVPAGNEEFDSQLVKLYLEKEVTSCGISFERFSEYAKMPGNNNFNLSALAIRFSKFVNGVSKIHSEVAREMWHPIYPNLYEDEFPFSAITNGVHVQSWISRQMARLFDRYLGTDYQHRADDENTWKNIHTIPNVEIWHAHQERKEQLISFVRRRLLHTLVYRGASAIRVGSVLNPNHLLVGFARRFASYKRGSLILHNKERLLKLLSNEERPIQFIYAGKAHPADEKGKAVIKSLIDFAKDIGMEHRFVFLENYDINIARHLVQGVDVWLNNPIKPHEASGTSGMKAGMNGALNLSVPDGWWPECYNEGNGWSITSGDNIFDPSVRDTLEANEIYDILENEITKIYYDQDRNGLPKNWIKMMKNSIQDVGSQFNMQRVLRDYLNKSYLPSYHNNLQLSENEFVNLKKLQKTQDMIKQYWNKIKFQKVEMNIYPDEHVESGLDLNVKVELFIDSASEDLIKVEAFYMENETDWQVIPLDFTGKEKDIAHYELKTNIIGAGKQSINVRIRPKPCFFQQFEDYIKWYY, from the coding sequence ATGAAAGATAATATAAAATTCAAAAATTTTTATGTGAATCCGCAAGTTCCCAAAGACATGGAACCGCTATTAAAACTTGCTCGTAATCTCTGGTCAACCTGGGATCCAGATGCATTTCGCTTATTTAATCGAATCGATCCGGTACTGTTCAGAAAATTTGATCATAATCCGCTCAAAGTTCTTCAAGATGTTCCTAATGAAAAACTGGAAGAACTTTCACAGAATTCCGGATTTATGAACGAGATGAACTCGGTGTATGAAAAATTCGAAACATTCCAGCAATATGAAGGTTTCTTTCTGGATGAAAACGGAGAAAAAAAGAAGTTTGATCCCGAGTTTAAAATTGCCTATTTCTCGATGGAATTTGGAATTCATGAATCTTTACCGGTTTATTCCGGAGGTTTGGGAGTGTTGAGCGGAGATCATCTGAAAGCAGCTTCCGATCTGGGAATTCCATTAACAGCTTTTGGACTTTTGTATCGTTATGGCTATTTCAATCAACGCATCGATCTGGAAGGAAAACAGCAGGAAGTTTACACCGAAAATGAATGGTACAATAAACCGATTCAGAAACTGAAAGATAAAGATGGCAAGGATCTCTTACTTTCTATAAACTTACGTGATGAAAAAGTTTATTTAAAAGTTTACAATGCTTTTGTGGGAAAGGTTCCGCTTTACCTTCTGGATACCGATCTGGAACAGAATAAACCGCAATTTCGTGCCATAACCGATCACCTTTACGTGGCCGACAGAACCATGCGAATGCTGCAGGAAATAGTGTTGGCATTTGGTTCGCTGGAATTGATAAAAGCTTTGGAATTGCAGCCTAATGTGTATCATTTGAATGAAGGACATTCTGCTTTCCTGATTATAAAAAGATTACAGAATTTGATAACAGAAAACAAATTCAGCTTCGATGAAGCTATGAATCTTATAAAGGGTAGCACGGTATTTACCACTCATACTCCAGTTCCAGCTGGAAATGAGGAATTTGATTCTCAACTTGTAAAATTGTATCTGGAAAAAGAAGTTACATCGTGCGGAATAAGTTTTGAGCGTTTCAGCGAATATGCTAAAATGCCAGGGAACAACAATTTCAATCTTTCTGCTTTGGCTATAAGATTTTCCAAATTTGTAAATGGTGTTTCCAAAATACACAGTGAAGTAGCCCGTGAAATGTGGCATCCTATTTATCCAAACCTTTACGAAGATGAATTTCCATTTTCCGCCATCACGAATGGTGTTCATGTTCAAAGCTGGATCAGCAGGCAGATGGCTCGCTTGTTTGATCGTTATCTGGGAACGGATTATCAGCATCGGGCAGATGATGAAAACACCTGGAAAAATATTCATACGATTCCCAATGTGGAAATCTGGCATGCTCATCAAGAGCGCAAAGAACAATTGATCTCTTTTGTACGAAGACGTCTTCTGCATACTCTGGTTTATCGGGGAGCTTCGGCAATTCGAGTCGGTTCAGTTTTAAATCCCAATCATCTTCTGGTAGGATTTGCACGCAGATTTGCTTCTTACAAACGTGGTTCGCTGATTCTGCACAACAAGGAAAGATTGTTGAAGTTGCTTTCCAATGAAGAAAGGCCAATCCAGTTTATTTATGCTGGTAAAGCACATCCTGCAGATGAAAAAGGAAAAGCTGTCATCAAATCTCTGATCGATTTCGCGAAAGATATTGGAATGGAACACCGCTTCGTATTTCTGGAAAATTATGATATTAATATTGCTCGTCATCTGGTGCAAGGTGTAGATGTGTGGCTGAATAATCCGATCAAACCACATGAAGCCAGCGGAACTTCGGGCATGAAAGCTGGAATGAATGGAGCTTTGAACCTCAGTGTTCCAGATGGTTGGTGGCCGGAATGCTATAACGAAGGCAACGGCTGGTCGATAACCAGCGGAGACAACATTTTTGATCCCAGTGTGAGAGACACATTGGAAGCTAATGAAATTTATGATATCCTGGAAAATGAGATTACTAAAATTTACTATGATCAGGATAGAAATGGTCTTCCAAAAAATTGGATCAAAATGATGAAGAATTCTATTCAAGATGTGGGAAGTCAATTCAATATGCAACGAGTTCTGCGTGATTACTTGAACAAATCTTATTTACCGAGTTACCATAACAATTTGCAGCTTTCTGAAAATGAATTTGTAAATCTGAAAAAATTACAAAAAACTCAGGATATGATAAAGCAGTATTGGAATAAGATCAAATTCCAGAAAGTGGAGATGAATATTTATCCAGACGAGCATGTTGAGAGTGGTTTGGATCTTAATGTTAAAGTGGAATTATTTATCGATAGTGCTTCGGAAGACCTGATAAAAGTGGAAGCATTTTATATGGAAAACGAAACCGACTGGCAGGTAATTCCGTTGGATTTCACTGGTAAAGAAAAGGACATTGCTCATTATGAACTGAAAACAAATATCATTGGTGCCGGAAAGCAGAGTATCAATGTTAGAATTCGACCAAAACCATGTTTCTTCCAGCAATTTGAAGATTATATAAAGTGGTATTATTAA
- a CDS encoding lipocalin family protein has protein sequence MKSIGLFVIILAASNCFAAPKTTGIKVVEDFKLERYLGKWYEIARLPHFFEKNLQQVTATYTLLENGKIEVLNRGYNTKKQKWSESKGKAWIPDETKPSELKVSFFWPFSSAYRIIYLEEDYSLAIVTSKSFNYFWILSRTPQIAEEYYNRLIEKAGLWGFNKEEIIKVKHD, from the coding sequence ATGAAATCAATTGGACTATTCGTGATAATTCTTGCAGCTTCTAATTGTTTTGCTGCTCCCAAAACAACAGGAATAAAAGTGGTTGAAGATTTTAAGTTGGAAAGATATCTGGGAAAGTGGTATGAAATTGCCAGATTACCGCATTTTTTTGAGAAAAATCTGCAACAGGTTACTGCAACTTACACACTTTTGGAAAATGGTAAAATAGAAGTTTTGAATAGAGGATATAACACCAAGAAACAGAAATGGAGCGAATCCAAAGGAAAAGCCTGGATTCCTGATGAAACTAAGCCATCAGAACTGAAAGTAAGTTTCTTCTGGCCCTTCTCATCAGCTTATCGCATCATTTATCTGGAAGAAGATTATTCTCTGGCAATCGTAACCAGCAAATCATTCAATTATTTCTGGATTCTAAGCCGAACTCCGCAGATTGCCGAGGAATATTACAATCGACTTATTGAAAAAGCTGGATTATGGGGATTTAATAAAGAAGAGATCATCAAAGTTAAGCACGACTAA
- a CDS encoding peptidylprolyl isomerase — translation MQNKVLAKVNGKEITQFDVDHFLRSMGQERAAQFNNEEGRKRILDELVNQNLFLADAIDSKVEETAEFQNEMNRMKDVILTQVNINSTMRQVGIVEDEIEKYFQENKSKYDLPASANTSHILVEDEAKCNEIYDKLMKQEIDFAEAAKDHSKCPSSQKGGELGMYPRGQMVPEYEAVAFDMKVGDISKPVKTQFGYHIIKLNDKEEAKEADFAELKDKVAQDLKAKKQHEVYFNKLQDLKGKYNVEMM, via the coding sequence ATGCAAAACAAAGTTTTAGCTAAAGTGAATGGAAAAGAAATAACCCAATTTGATGTAGATCATTTCTTGCGCAGTATGGGGCAGGAACGAGCAGCTCAATTCAACAATGAAGAAGGTAGAAAACGCATTCTGGACGAATTAGTTAATCAGAACCTCTTTCTGGCAGATGCCATCGACAGCAAAGTCGAAGAAACAGCCGAATTCCAGAATGAAATGAACAGAATGAAAGATGTGATATTAACTCAAGTGAACATAAATTCCACGATGCGTCAGGTGGGAATTGTAGAAGATGAAATTGAAAAATATTTCCAGGAAAATAAAAGCAAATACGATCTTCCGGCCTCGGCAAATACTAGTCACATTCTGGTGGAAGACGAAGCCAAATGTAATGAAATTTATGACAAATTAATGAAGCAGGAAATCGATTTTGCTGAGGCTGCAAAAGACCATTCCAAATGCCCTTCCAGCCAGAAAGGCGGTGAACTGGGAATGTATCCTCGCGGCCAGATGGTTCCCGAATATGAAGCTGTAGCTTTCGATATGAAAGTTGGTGATATCAGCAAACCTGTAAAAACTCAGTTCGGTTATCACATCATCAAGCTTAACGACAAAGAAGAAGCTAAAGAAGCAGATTTTGCCGAATTAAAAGATAAAGTAGCTCAAGACCTGAAAGCCAAAAAACAGCACGAAGTATACTTTAATAAACTGCAGGATTTGAAAGGAAAATATAATGTGGAAATGATGTAG
- a CDS encoding type II toxin-antitoxin system RelE/ParE family toxin has translation MKYGVKFHKKAVEEFKRIDPVWQRRIKAKILQLAENPASLKHNLKALKGNLQDLFRLRVGSYRIIFQKKENDLIIIIIRIAHRREVY, from the coding sequence GTGAAATACGGCGTCAAATTTCATAAGAAAGCAGTTGAAGAATTTAAACGGATCGATCCTGTCTGGCAGAGAAGGATCAAAGCAAAAATCCTGCAATTAGCCGAAAATCCGGCATCTTTGAAACACAATTTGAAAGCCTTGAAAGGGAATTTACAGGATTTGTTTCGACTACGAGTTGGCTCCTATCGAATCATTTTTCAGAAGAAAGAAAACGATTTAATCATCATCATAATTAGAATTGCTCATCGCAGAGAAGTGTATTGA